A stretch of the Lactuca sativa cultivar Salinas chromosome 9, Lsat_Salinas_v11, whole genome shotgun sequence genome encodes the following:
- the LOC111901785 gene encoding F-box protein At5g07610, translated as MVITRSKVKKLQINDDLLIEIFLRLPLASVRRFQSVSKHWRSLLTDRCFTLIYKNGCISRGLFVKDFYVPFDDENRNPPFLNLDFYPDPRGIKIIQSCNGLLLCCSKKIKRDCRYYVFNPTTKQFALIPSVPGGGHVRRTICFMALAFHPTDCPHYKLVCIRYIRRDEKLFQIQIYSSETEKWRISDQSFSANSYTSFSSGVYWHQAIHWAHSNGNPSYFKLDTEELQTMPSYFTIDTQDFTGRYHEGEKAVYFGESRGCLHLVKRVQRSFQLKVYEMLNHHSGWFVKYMVKLDVHRMNAIRWFPDHYAIQVLDVVRGGEEDETFFMVIQILGKIVRYNFHEKSFKQMFDQTIPIWHGGAFRYIETIVTF; from the coding sequence ATGGTTATCACCAGATCCAAAGTGAAGAAACTGCAGATCAACGATGATCTTCTAATCGAAATCTTTCTCCGGCTGCCTCTTGCCTCTGTTCGTCGATTCCAATCTGTATCCAAACACTGGCGTTCCCTTTTAACTGACCGGTGTTTCACCCTCatttataaaaatggttgtatCTCTCGTGGCTTGTTTGTTAAAGATTTCTACGTTCCTTTTGATGATGAGAACAGAAACCCTCCTTTTCTTAATCTCGACTTCTATCCTGATCCTCGTGGTATTAAAATCATCCAATCCTGTAATGGATTGCTTCTTTGTTGTAGCAAGAAGATCAAGCGTGATTGTAGATACTACGTATTCAATCCAACCACTAAGCAATTCGCTCTGATTCCATCAGTTCCTGGAGGTGGACATGTTCGTCGAACTATCTGTTTTATGGCTCTCGCATTTCATCCAACAGATTGTCCTCACTACAAACTTGTTTGCATTCGGTATATTAGACGTGATGAGAAGCTTTTTCAGATTCAAATCTACTCATCTGAGACAGAGAAATGGAGGATTTCAGATCAATCTTTCTCCGCGAATTCTTATACGTCCTTCAGCTCCGGGGTTTATTGGCATCAAGCGATTCACTGGGCTCACTCCAATGGTAATCCTTCCTACTTTAAGCTCGACACAGAAGAATTGCAAACGATGCCATCATACTTTACTATCGACACACAAGATTTTACTGGACGCTATCATGAAGGAGAAAAGGCCGTTTACTTTGGGGAGTCAAGAGGCTGTCTGCATTTGGTGAAGAGGGTTCAGCGCAGTTTCCAACTGAAGGTGTACGAGATGTTGAATCATCATTCCGGGTGGTTCGTTAAATATATGGTGAAGCTTGATGTGCATCGCATGAATGCAATTCGGTGGTTCCCTGATCATTACGCTATTCAAGTCTTAGATGTGGTGAGgggtggagaagaagatgaaaccTTCTTCATGGTGATCCAAATTCTTGGGAAGATCGTAAGGTACAATTTTCATGAAAAGAGTTTCAAGCAgatgtttgatcaaaccataccAATCTGGCATGGGGGAGCTTTTCGTTATATTGAAACAATAGTTACTTTCTAA